A genomic segment from Nicotiana sylvestris chromosome 1, ASM39365v2, whole genome shotgun sequence encodes:
- the LOC138868764 gene encoding uncharacterized protein → MAMKAQALVDHLAENTVDDEYQPLSTYFPDEEVNSVKVILEDTNAWKMFFDGAVNAKGVGIGTILISLTSPHYPARARLRQHVEDLSKWFKSVEFRYIPRFYNELANALAVLASMLPYLGNIYIDLLEIQIRERHGYCNTIEIEPYVKPWYHDVKRFLKTKEYPDQASGDQKRTIRKLASSFFLSGEVLYKRTQNLNLLSSIDDKKLKRS, encoded by the exons ATGGCGATGAAAGCTCAAGCCTTGGTGGATCATCTAGCTGAGAACacggttgatgatgaataccaaccccTAAGTACTTACTTTCCGGACGAGGAAGTGAACTCAGTTAAAGTGATTCTAGAGGACAcaaatgcttggaaaatgttctttgatggagctgtaaatgcaaaaggtgtcgggattggAACAATTCTGATTTCTCTCACTAGTCCGCACTATCCGGCCAGAGCCCGGCTTCG GCAACATGTAGAAGATCTTAGCAAATGGTTCAAGTCTGTTGAATTCAGGTATATACCTCGATTCTACAATGAGCTAGCTAACGCACTAGCTGTTTTGGCCTCAATGCTTCCATATCTGGGCAATATCTATATTGACCTATTGGAAATCCAAATTCGAGAGAGGCATGGTTATTGTAATACAATTGAAATAGAACCATATGTtaagccatggtatcatgatgtcaaaaggtttttgaaaacaaaggaatatcctGACCAGGCCagtggagatcaaaagagaactattagaAAGCTTGCCAGCAGTTTCTTTTTGAGTGGAgaggtcttgtacaaaagaactcaaAATTTAAATCTTTTGAGCAGTATAGATGACAAGAAGCTGAAAAGATCATGA